In Pseudophryne corroboree isolate aPseCor3 chromosome 7, aPseCor3.hap2, whole genome shotgun sequence, a single window of DNA contains:
- the LOC134945849 gene encoding uncharacterized protein LOC134945849 gives MGTTVRDVLVNALENLGKKGLKKFTCKLQDFEVDERYKKITKNKLEDKDCDEIANVIREYYKDVYGVEVTLAVLDVINEKNVAKELERDLTKVDGFERLTQSEGSGDTATPIARPVTTSLCDNGEIKYSLTLERYYPRYIQIEWTCGVGDVQETLSCRNHYTEQADKTFTVCSEVRITENLLRNPDWRVCVTWDHQHTYSNGRQELTVRHPDFLWTPVVEEIQTPRLFHNTPVALECTVSGYFPDALAVTWLRRRERKLEICEESDDVSVPKIKSYKSPDNTYRCIAKLMLTPTLRDHQGAEYICQVQHPSLENAIKKSSGRLSMMAKPQPEPMKMTLEDEGFVVRFSLQLKMFYPKELNIRWHWDETQPRRGVRQGTRHTETFTEREDDCLFDVTSECGILGCGFVDPQYKFYVTWYHASMEGPETRELTVRDLPWHPEVDKIISLEMLDNEETKLYCNISGYYPHVIAVSWLKKGKGDVSAVPVSNGCMSEVIHHKEKRRDHSYRCSSTLCFTPTVREDQGAEYICRVEHPSLEHPLESSTGPLNIRVFCPPHVSEIITPRLEDNKQVTLTCYISKYFPDLLFSVQWFRKEAGSRRDLPNDRYKISHCRSYNWDDQTYAHEVNVTFTPVLSSDQGVELICVVEHDLLEQPIERSTGPLDVSVISTGT, from the exons ATGGGGACGACGGTGAGAGACGTGCTGGTGAATGCGCTGGAGAATTTGGGCAAGAAGGGATTGAAAAAGTTCACATGTAAGTTACAGGACTTTGAGGTTGACGAGCGATATAAGAAGATCACAAAAAACAAACTAGAGGACAAAGACTGCGATGAGATTGCCAATGTCATCAGGGAATACTACAAGGATGTCTATGGGGTGGAGGTGACCCTGGCTGTCCTGGACGTTATCAATGAGAAGAATGTGGCCAAGGAGCTGGAAAGAGACTTGACGAAAG TTGATGGATTTGAAAGGCTGACGCAGTCAGAAGGATCAGGTGACACAGCGACACCTATAG CGAGACCGGTTACCACAAGTCTATGTGACAATGGAGAGATAAAGTATTCTCTGACACTGGAGAGATATTATCCCCGGTATATACAGATAGAATGGACATGTGGAGTCGGCGACGTACAAGAAACTCTTTCATGTAGAAATCACTACACAGAACAAGCAGATAAAACATTTACCGTCTGCAGCGAGGTCAGAATTACAGAGAATCTCCTGAGAAATCCAGACTGGagagtgtgtgtaacctgggaccatcagcatacatatagcaatggcagacaggagctgactgtgcgacacccag ATTTCCTGTGGACTCCAGTTGTAGAGGAGATACAGACACCCCGTTTATTTCACAACACCCCAGTCGCCCTGGAGTGCACAGTCTCAGGGTATTTCCCGGACGCCCTCGCTGTGACGTGGCTGAGGCGGAGAGAACGCAAACTGGAAATATGCGAAGAGTCGGACGATGTTTCAGTCCCAAAGATCAAATCATATAAAAGCCCAGATAACACGTATCGCTGCATAGCAAAGCTGATGCTCACCCCTACACTGAGAGACCACCAGGGGGCAGAATACATATGCCAAGTCCAACATCCCTCTCTGGAAAATGCAATTAAGAAAAGCAGCGGGAGGCTCAGCATGATGG cgaaacctcagccggagcccaTGAAGATGACCCTCGAGGATGAGGGTTTTGTAGTCCGGTTCTCTTTGCAACTCAAGATGTTTTATCCTAAAGAGCTCAACATCAGGTGGCACTGGGACGAGACGCAACCCAGGAGAGGAGTGCGGCAGGGCACGCGACACACGGAAACATTCACCGAGCGCGAGGATGACTGCTTGTTTGACGTTACCAGCGAATGTGGCATtctggggtgtggctttgtcgatCCTCAATATAAGTTCTATGTGACTTGGTACCATGCGTCTATGGAAGGGCCTGAGACCAGAGAATTGACTGTAAGAG ATCTGCCCTGGCACCCAGAAGTAGACAAAATTATTTCCCTAGAAATGCTCGATAATGAAGAGACCAAACTGTATTGTAACATCAGCGGTTACTACCCACATGTCATAGCCGTGTCCTGGCTGAAGAAAGGAAAAGGAGATGTTTCTGCAGTACCAGTCTCCAATGGCTGCATGTCAGAGGTCATACACCATAAGGAGAAACGCAGAGACCATAGCTATAGGTGCTCATCCACTTTGTGTTTTACCCCAACAGTGAGGGAAGACCAAGGAGCGGAATACATCTGCAGAGTGGAGCATCCCAGTCTGGAGCACCCACTGGAGAGTAGCACCGGGCCGCTAAATATAC GAGTGTTCTGCCCCCCACATGTCTCCGAAATAATTACCCCAAGGCTGGAGGATAACAAACAAGTGACTTTGACCTGTTATATTTCCAAATATTTCCCCGATCTTCTCTTTTCTGTGCAATGGTTCAGAAAGGAAGCTGGAAGCCGGAGGGACCTGCCTAATGATAGATACAAGATCTCACATTGCAGATCATACAACTGGGACGACCAGACCTATGCACATGAGGTTAATGTGACTTTTACCCCAGTCCTGAGCTCTGACCAAGGAGTAGAATTAATCTGCGTAGTGGAACATGATCTTCTGGAACAGCCGATAGAGAGAAGCACCGGGCCGCTAGATGTTTCTGTAATCAGTACAGGGACGTAG